A DNA window from Synechococcales cyanobacterium T60_A2020_003 contains the following coding sequences:
- a CDS encoding GNAT family N-acetyltransferase, producing MMAAEYGVLHDETQARAMSQLVAQCFLAKPEDCDEYLDRIGRDRFRILSDGSQVRGGLALLPMAQWWHGNLVPMTGIAAVGVAPEYRGSGTAIALIRHMLRELYDQQTPLSVLYPATQRLYRKAGYEQAGSQCRWEVPLAQIHIQERSLPWFSLEPTAEILTPLYRQKAQIHNGHLDRASAIWVEILRSKPEEMLHAYGVGAPDSPQGYLLFTQKDNPSGATLHVRDWVALTPAAGRSLWSFAANHRSQVHHLRVPGGLTDPLLLLLPEQTARLASSISWMLRLVHVPRALEQRGYPALLETELHLEIRDEVLPENQGRFTLAIAHGSGTVTPGGSGALKIDIRGLSALYAGHATPYALHQIGLLDGDGESLAIASQIFATSPAWMPDFF from the coding sequence ATGATGGCCGCTGAGTACGGTGTATTGCACGATGAGACCCAGGCAAGGGCGATGTCCCAGCTTGTGGCTCAATGTTTCTTGGCGAAACCGGAAGATTGTGACGAGTATCTAGACCGGATTGGTCGCGATCGCTTTCGGATTCTCTCCGATGGCAGTCAGGTTCGGGGTGGCCTTGCCCTGCTTCCAATGGCGCAGTGGTGGCACGGCAATCTGGTGCCTATGACTGGAATTGCCGCAGTGGGCGTTGCGCCAGAGTATCGAGGCTCGGGTACGGCGATCGCCCTCATCCGTCACATGCTTCGGGAACTGTACGATCAGCAAACCCCTCTATCGGTTCTCTATCCCGCGACTCAACGGCTGTATCGCAAAGCAGGGTATGAACAGGCGGGTAGTCAGTGCCGTTGGGAAGTGCCGCTCGCACAAATTCATATCCAGGAGCGATCCCTCCCCTGGTTTAGCCTTGAACCGACAGCGGAGATCCTTACCCCTCTCTATCGACAAAAGGCGCAAATCCATAACGGACACCTCGATCGGGCTTCCGCCATTTGGGTGGAAATTCTCCGAAGTAAACCGGAGGAGATGCTGCATGCCTACGGTGTGGGTGCGCCCGATTCCCCCCAGGGCTATCTTCTATTCACGCAGAAAGATAATCCCTCCGGCGCGACCCTCCACGTTCGAGACTGGGTAGCCTTAACGCCCGCCGCAGGACGTAGCCTCTGGAGCTTTGCCGCTAACCATCGGTCTCAGGTGCATCACCTTCGCGTTCCCGGTGGTCTGACCGATCCGCTGCTGCTGCTGCTGCCGGAGCAAACGGCACGACTCGCTTCTTCCATTAGTTGGATGCTCCGATTAGTCCATGTGCCCAGGGCGTTAGAACAACGAGGCTATCCTGCGCTCCTAGAAACGGAACTTCATTTGGAGATCCGGGATGAAGTGCTGCCCGAAAATCAGGGACGGTTTACGTTGGCGATCGCCCACGGTTCAGGCACAGTGACACCCGGTGGCTCAGGCGCACTGAAGATTGACATTCGCGGACTGAGTGCCCTGTATGCCGGACACGCAACGCCCTATGCGCTGCACCAGATCGGACTACTAGACGGAGATGGGGAAAGTTTGGCGATCGCGTCCCAAATCTTTGCTACATCGCCCGCGTGGATGCCCGATTTCTTTTGA
- a CDS encoding response regulator, protein MTPSSSKGKKAKLLVVDDEPDNLDLLYRTFYREFEVLKAESGPVALDILEREKGNIAVIISDQRMPSMSGTEFLSLTAIQYPDIIRIILTGYTDVDDLVEAINTGKVFKYVTKPWDDDELKMVVRQAVDTHAILQTRTRDLQRTLRQESLLNAITNTIRQAMNYRQILQTIVDTVGQTFEVDYCILRPFQDNHMADELCVYSQTGDRSPETAAFLNLDALMHTIAEVHEIQVVDDTAVDDRTAAMTPIGQTIRQIYQTADIQSALTVPLLYQHELLAVMVLFQRHQPRHWRDDEVQLVVTVSDQAALSLAQARTYEQMTLLARREALVNTITAAIRSSLNPQDIFAAITQQLGQALRADGCALSLWTKDDEYVQCVGLHDATVGGADDDATFTTSHERSDPDFHRHQLPQSQVPIEGNPVLQQLLRTQEPVVIHDLHQQPDKTITDLPLRSPARALLVVPLIYDGEIIGSISLRQTQTPRQWLADEVKLAQAVAVQAAIAVQQARLYQKTRQQAEQLLELDRQKNEFFQNVSHEFRTPLTLTIGPLESAIAQKQGLSYDQSQMALRNSRRLLRLVNQLLDLQRLDAGRMQPRFRPCNLLDLVTQIVESFQHYCERKQIHLTTELEDCPPVYLDLEKFDKVLYNLLSNAMKFTAPNGMITVTLQAAGDHCLLQVKDSGVGIRPDQIPHLFERFRQADGSANRKYEGSGLGLALVKKLVEMHGGKVTVDSVYGEGTTFTIWLQTGTAHLPPDQIIEVPSEMESSRSHVELADVEVEQAAAEECPIAPTVPDVPPSHQNGHADPGLLPAGVSQGAIARILVVDDNADLRSYVSGILQQAGYDVLIARDGSEGFRVAETQRPNLILTDLMMPLVSGLEMIQRIRQHEGLKGTPIVLLTAKADEDTRLEGVEQGADAYLSKPFNERELLAEVRNLLALKENERRVAELNTYLTESVLKRFLPPSLVQKAARGELSLDLRPEPKLVTVLFSDIVGFTQLSNTLRSRRVAELLNEYLAEMTHAIFQNGGTVDKFMGDAILAIFGAPEELPPNEQVRRAVASAHAMYDALEKLNERWRSQGITQDVKFRCGIHQGTAVVGMFGSAERSDYTAIGPSVNIAARIQEAADPDTILVSAAVADYLELGEDPITKFRPLQLKGIDETVLTFAIRVHPDAESSSTEASSQQHA, encoded by the coding sequence ATGACACCCTCAAGCAGTAAAGGCAAGAAAGCAAAACTTCTAGTGGTTGATGACGAGCCGGACAACCTCGACTTGCTGTACCGAACCTTCTACCGCGAGTTTGAAGTCCTCAAGGCGGAGAGTGGCCCAGTTGCCCTCGACATCCTAGAACGGGAAAAGGGCAACATCGCTGTGATCATTTCGGATCAGCGGATGCCTAGCATGAGCGGAACCGAGTTTTTGAGTCTGACCGCGATTCAATATCCTGACATCATCCGGATTATTCTGACGGGCTATACTGATGTGGACGATCTGGTAGAAGCCATCAACACCGGGAAAGTCTTCAAATACGTCACAAAACCCTGGGATGACGATGAGCTGAAAATGGTGGTGCGGCAAGCGGTCGATACTCACGCCATCCTGCAGACACGAACCCGCGATCTGCAGCGCACCCTCCGTCAAGAATCGCTGCTGAACGCCATTACCAACACCATTCGGCAGGCGATGAATTATCGCCAAATTTTGCAAACCATCGTGGATACCGTTGGGCAAACCTTTGAGGTGGATTACTGCATCCTGCGCCCCTTTCAGGATAATCACATGGCGGATGAGCTGTGTGTCTATTCCCAGACGGGCGATCGCTCCCCAGAAACAGCCGCATTTTTGAACCTTGATGCGCTGATGCATACCATTGCGGAAGTGCATGAGATTCAAGTGGTAGATGACACCGCCGTTGACGATCGCACCGCCGCGATGACCCCCATCGGGCAAACGATTCGCCAAATCTATCAAACCGCAGATATTCAATCCGCTTTAACCGTTCCCCTCCTCTATCAGCATGAGTTGCTAGCGGTCATGGTGCTGTTCCAGCGGCATCAGCCTCGTCACTGGCGAGATGATGAAGTTCAGCTTGTGGTCACGGTCAGCGACCAGGCCGCCCTCTCCCTAGCCCAAGCCCGCACCTACGAGCAGATGACGCTATTGGCGCGACGGGAAGCGTTGGTGAATACGATTACGGCAGCCATCCGTTCCAGCCTCAATCCTCAAGACATCTTTGCGGCAATTACCCAACAGTTAGGACAAGCGCTGCGGGCTGATGGCTGTGCGCTCTCCCTATGGACGAAGGATGATGAGTACGTACAATGCGTGGGCTTGCACGATGCCACGGTGGGGGGTGCTGACGATGACGCGACGTTCACGACTAGTCATGAACGTTCCGATCCAGACTTTCATCGCCATCAGTTGCCCCAGTCCCAAGTTCCCATTGAGGGTAATCCGGTTCTGCAACAGCTTTTGCGAACTCAGGAACCCGTCGTCATTCACGATTTACACCAGCAGCCGGATAAAACCATTACCGATCTGCCGCTGCGATCGCCCGCCCGTGCCCTCCTGGTGGTACCGCTCATCTATGATGGCGAAATCATTGGCAGCATTTCTCTCCGGCAAACCCAAACGCCACGCCAGTGGTTAGCCGATGAGGTGAAGCTTGCCCAAGCCGTAGCCGTACAAGCAGCGATCGCGGTACAACAGGCGCGACTGTACCAAAAGACGCGACAGCAGGCCGAACAACTTCTAGAGCTAGATCGGCAGAAAAATGAATTTTTCCAGAATGTCTCCCACGAATTTCGCACGCCCCTGACCTTAACGATTGGTCCTCTGGAATCGGCGATCGCCCAGAAGCAGGGACTGTCCTATGACCAGTCCCAGATGGCGCTCCGCAATTCCCGCCGCCTGCTCCGCCTTGTGAATCAACTGCTGGACTTACAGAGACTCGATGCGGGTCGCATGCAGCCCCGCTTCCGGCCCTGTAATTTGCTGGATTTGGTGACCCAGATCGTAGAGTCCTTCCAGCACTATTGCGAACGCAAGCAAATTCATCTGACGACAGAACTAGAAGACTGTCCCCCCGTTTATTTAGACCTAGAGAAGTTCGATAAGGTGCTGTACAACCTGCTATCGAACGCAATGAAATTCACTGCTCCCAACGGCATGATTACCGTCACGCTGCAAGCAGCGGGCGATCATTGCTTGCTGCAAGTTAAAGATAGTGGTGTTGGGATTCGCCCGGATCAGATCCCGCACCTGTTTGAGCGGTTCCGCCAAGCCGATGGCTCGGCTAATCGCAAGTACGAAGGTAGTGGCCTAGGCTTAGCCCTCGTGAAAAAGCTGGTGGAGATGCACGGCGGCAAAGTGACGGTGGATTCCGTCTACGGCGAAGGCACCACCTTTACCATTTGGCTCCAGACCGGAACCGCTCATTTGCCCCCAGATCAAATCATTGAAGTGCCGTCTGAGATGGAGAGCAGTCGCAGTCATGTGGAGTTGGCAGACGTGGAGGTCGAGCAAGCTGCTGCAGAAGAGTGCCCCATTGCTCCAACCGTTCCAGATGTGCCCCCCAGTCATCAAAATGGGCATGCTGACCCTGGGCTGCTTCCCGCTGGGGTTTCCCAAGGCGCGATCGCCCGCATCCTGGTCGTGGATGATAATGCCGATCTCCGCAGCTACGTTTCCGGTATTTTGCAGCAGGCAGGCTATGACGTCCTGATTGCGCGGGATGGTTCCGAGGGCTTCCGGGTGGCCGAAACCCAACGTCCAAATCTAATTCTGACCGACTTAATGATGCCGCTGGTGTCCGGTCTGGAGATGATTCAGCGTATCCGGCAGCATGAGGGGCTGAAGGGGACGCCGATTGTCTTACTCACGGCTAAGGCCGATGAGGATACGCGCCTAGAAGGAGTAGAACAGGGGGCAGATGCTTACTTGTCGAAGCCGTTTAACGAGCGGGAGTTGCTGGCGGAAGTTCGAAATCTGCTGGCTCTGAAGGAAAATGAACGCCGCGTTGCGGAGTTAAATACGTATCTCACAGAGTCGGTTTTAAAGCGGTTTTTGCCGCCTAGCCTGGTTCAGAAAGCCGCACGGGGTGAGCTTTCTCTGGATTTACGCCCAGAACCGAAGCTTGTGACGGTGTTATTTAGCGATATCGTTGGGTTTACGCAATTGTCCAATACGCTGCGATCGCGCCGCGTTGCGGAGTTGCTGAATGAGTACCTCGCCGAAATGACCCATGCCATTTTCCAAAACGGGGGAACGGTGGATAAGTTTATGGGCGACGCAATTTTGGCGATTTTTGGTGCGCCGGAAGAGTTGCCCCCCAATGAACAGGTGCGGCGGGCGGTGGCCTCCGCCCATGCCATGTACGACGCCCTCGAAAAGCTGAACGAACGCTGGCGATCGCAAGGCATTACCCAAGACGTGAAATTCCGCTGTGGCATTCACCAGGGGACGGCGGTGGTGGGCATGTTTGGTAGCGCGGAACGTTCAGACTATACGGCCATTGGCCCCAGTGTGAATATTGCAGCGCGAATTCAGGAAGCGGCCGATCCCGACACGATTCTCGTATCTGCTGCTGTAGCCGATTATCTGGAATTAGGAGAAGACCCGATCACGAAGTTCCGTCCCTTGCAACTTAAAGGCATCGACGAAACGGTGCTGACCTTTGCTATTCGGGTTCATCCGGATGCGGAATCATCGTCAACGGAAGCCTCTAGCCAGCAGCACGCTTAG